The sequence CAGATGGCGGCTGCCGTCCCGTTCATTCAGTCCGGCCTGGCCGGTAACGAACTCTGTCTCTACCTCGCCGACGAAAGCACCTGTCAGGAAGTCGACGCCGCGCTGGTCCGGGGAGGCGTTGATGTCGAACGGGAGAAGGCGGACGGCCGGCTCGCGGTGCTGACCAAGTACGACGGCCATCTGCACGGCGGCACATTCGATCCCGATGCCATGATGCAGCGACTCGAAACCGTCACCCGACAGGCACTCGACGACGGTTTCAGCGGACTGCGGATCATCGGCGAAATGTCCTGGGCGCTCGGCTCGGAACTCGGCTGTGATCGGCTCATCGAATACGAAGCCCGCGTCAACGCCTTCTTTCCGAATCAGCCTGTCATTGCCATCTGTCTGTACAACCGCCAGCGGTTCAGTCCGTCCATCATTCGTGATGTCCTCCGGACACATCCCGTCGCCGTTCTGGGACAGCAGGTTTGTCCGAATCTTTATTACGAGCCGCCCGAACTGATTCGCGACCAGGCCAGCGATGACTTCCGGGTCGAATGGATGATCCGTCAGCTGCAGCAGGCCCGTTCGGCTGAACAGTCGCTGGAGGAGATCAATCGTCTGTTGCAGGACACCAACCGCCGGAAAGACGAATTCCTGGCGATGCTCGGCCATGAGCTCCGCAATCCTCTGGCCGCCATCAGTAACGGAATCTTTCTGCTGGGGCTCGGCTCCATGGGTGAAGAGGAGACGGCGGAAACTCATCGGATGATCACTCATCAGTTGCAGACCGTGAGTCGCCTGGTCGACGACCTGCTCGATGTCGCCCGCGTCACCCGGGGAAAAATCACCCTCTCCCATAAGCAGATCAACATCGTGACCGCCGTCCAGAATGTGCTTCACACGCTGAAGTCCGAGATCGCCAGCCGGAATCATCGGCTCGCTGTCGCGATGCCGTCGTCGCCGGTCTTCGTCAGCGGGGATGCGACCCGTCTCGAGCAGGTCATCTCCAATGTTGTCCACAACGCCATCAAGTACACCCTGCCGGATGGACAGATCGAGATCAGTCTTCAGCCGGAAGGGGATGAGGCCCGGTTGACCATCACGGACAACGGTGTCGGCATGCCGCCTGAGTTTCTTCCCGCAGCGTTCGAACTGTTCGCACAGGGGGAACGAACTCTGGCTCGATCGGAAGGCGGGCTCGGCATCGGTCTGACGATGGCCAAGTCGCTTATCGAGTTGCACGGCGGCTCCATCTCGGCTCGCAGTGCCGGGGCCAATGAAGGGACATCGATCGAGATTCGCCTGCCGCTCCTGCATGTGGAAGAAGCCCGTCCTCTCAGTAAGTCGGCCGACGACGACGCGAACGCGGCTCACATTCTGCTCGTTGAGGACAACGCAGCCGCGGCTCGTACCATGCAACTGCTCCTGGAACGTCTCGGACAGCGGGTGACCATCGCCTGCAACGGACGGACCGCGCTGAAACTGGCCGAGGACATCACCCCCGACCTGGCCCTGCTCGACATTGGCCTGCCCGATCTCGATGGCTACGCCGTGGCTCGGGAACTTCGCACCCGTTACGGTCCCGAAATGCCCATCTTCGCCCTCTCCGGGTATGCTCCGTCTGAAGAACGAACTACGGGATCGGGATTCACCGGCCATTGCATCAAGCCGCTGTCGCTCGCTAACTTGCTCTCTCTTCTGAAGAATATTCCCGACAGGACGCCGGTCGCGGAAGCGTGATTATTCACCCGGAGGCAGAGAGGAACCCATGGGACTCGATTACGTCGAAGTCATCATGGAAATCGAAGATCTGTTCCAGATCGAAATCGACGATGAAGCCTGCGCTCCGATTCGCACCGTCGGCGATCTTTACGAAGTCGTGCTGGAGAAGCTCGACCAGCAGCGAGAGGCGGCTCAAGCGACCGGCGGCTGCCCGACGATTCCGCCGTTCCTGAATATCCGCAATGCCATCGTTTCGCTCGCTCCTGTCGAACGCAAAAACGTTCGCCCGAGTTCGCGTCTCGAAGATCTGCTTCCCGAAAACCAGCGAATCCTCCTCTGGCGGGAACTGCAGCAGCGCCTGCAACTCCCGCTGCCCCCGCTCGTGTTGCCCGATTCCCTTCGCACCGGCCTGCTGACCGTCTCGCTGGTCGTCTTTCTGACCGCAACAGTCCTGCTGATCGCGGCTGGCGGCTCGAACGGCTTTGCTCTGGCCGTCTCGCTGATGGTGATCGTCACCTGCCTGCTCTACCTCGGCACCCGCCCGCTGACGACCACCTTCCCGTCCGGCTGCACCACCGTAGCCGACATCGTCCGCCGAGTCCGTCCCCCTTATCACCCGTCGAACCGATTGACTCCGATCCCAACCGACCGCAATCAGATCTGGCAACTGGTCGTGCAAACAGTCGCAGAAACTCTCAACGAACCCGCCAGCAACATCGAACCTCAAACGAGATTCTACGAAGACCTCCACTGCGGATAACCGTGCCGGTAAAGTAAAGGTTGGCCCAGACGCGTGCGTCTGGGTGACGAAGTCACAAGAGGTCGGTGACTGGGTGAAATGGTCCAAGCCGATGACTCTGATCCCGGTCTCGCAGACCAAAGAACGAAACACGTTCCGATACCCGCTTCCTGTTGCTCCGCCACCCAGACGTGCACGTCTGGGCCATCCCGTAGGTGGCGGCCACCTGGATCTAGCGGCTCAATTGAAGACCGTGCGTAACCAATCACTTTGTGCAGTGTCAGACCTCACAGGAGAGACACATAGGTGACCGGAAAGTACTGGCAACAACTCAAAATTCCGCAATTCTGTGAACGGCTGCTCGTCTTCTCCGTTCCAATAGAGGATCGCGTGCTCGTGGTCTCTTATGAAGGCATGCACGTCATTGATTTGACCGATCCTGTGACGGTTTCCACGGACTTCGATTACTTCGAGTACGACTGTTTCGACCCCGAAACCGGCCTGGCCGAATACGATGGAGAGTTCTGGAGTATGGTCGGCCTTTATCCCGGCAATCCAATCAGTCTAAGCCCGCAAGGCGATGAGCTGAGGCTCGATACGAGCCAACAGGAGATCTCTGTATGGGAAGGAGG is a genomic window of Rubinisphaera margarita containing:
- a CDS encoding MEDS domain-containing protein, which translates into the protein MAHQLAEQIRDLRPSDHVCMIYENAEDQMAAAVPFIQSGLAGNELCLYLADESTCQEVDAALVRGGVDVEREKADGRLAVLTKYDGHLHGGTFDPDAMMQRLETVTRQALDDGFSGLRIIGEMSWALGSELGCDRLIEYEARVNAFFPNQPVIAICLYNRQRFSPSIIRDVLRTHPVAVLGQQVCPNLYYEPPELIRDQASDDFRVEWMIRQLQQARSAEQSLEEINRLLQDTNRRKDEFLAMLGHELRNPLAAISNGIFLLGLGSMGEEETAETHRMITHQLQTVSRLVDDLLDVARVTRGKITLSHKQINIVTAVQNVLHTLKSEIASRNHRLAVAMPSSPVFVSGDATRLEQVISNVVHNAIKYTLPDGQIEISLQPEGDEARLTITDNGVGMPPEFLPAAFELFAQGERTLARSEGGLGIGLTMAKSLIELHGGSISARSAGANEGTSIEIRLPLLHVEEARPLSKSADDDANAAHILLVEDNAAAARTMQLLLERLGQRVTIACNGRTALKLAEDITPDLALLDIGLPDLDGYAVARELRTRYGPEMPIFALSGYAPSEERTTGSGFTGHCIKPLSLANLLSLLKNIPDRTPVAEA